The following are from one region of the Gossypium hirsutum isolate 1008001.06 chromosome D03, Gossypium_hirsutum_v2.1, whole genome shotgun sequence genome:
- the LOC107950540 gene encoding norbelladine synthase: MQGHVSQDTPVGVPAALIWDVYRGLELGRLVDKLAPEVLGRVEFLEGDGGVGTIAKLTLPPGSPGRGYMKERFTKIDDENRVKETEVLEGGYKDLGFDVVRIRLEIVEKDSESCMVRSTIEYEGDEKLADVVSHVNVKPLEMMAEIIGKHLCQNKSTL; encoded by the exons atgCAGGGCCATGTCTCACAGGATACTCCGGTTGGTGTTCCGGCAGCTTTAATATGGGATGTATACCGTGGTCTGGAACTGGGGAGGCTTGTGGATAAACTAGCACCGGAGGTTCTTGGAAGGGTAGAATTCCTAGAAGGTGATGGAGGCGTTGGAACCATTGCCAAACTCACACTTCCCCCAG GAAGCCCTGGAAGGGGTTACATGAAAGAAAGATTCACAAAGATTGATGATGAAAATCGAGTTAAAGAAACAGAAGTGCTTGAAGGAGGATACAAAGATCTTGGATTCGATGTGGTTCGTATTCGGTTAGAGATAGTGGAGAAAGATTCGGAATCATGTATGGTGAGGTCAACTATAGAGTATGAAGGAGACGAGAAGCTTGCCGATGTTGTTTCCCATGTCAACGTTAAGCCACTGGAAATGATGGCTGAAATTATTGGGAAACATCTCTGCCAAAACAAATCCACTCTCTAG